One segment of Verrucomicrobiota bacterium DNA contains the following:
- a CDS encoding methyltransferase domain-containing protein, which translates to MSLIRKIRRSKPAQKCTYNVLNWVMRKNADLQTLNCGLVPKSGFQVGEEYGENAISRLGLELYHYVAQQYPTYFSEKRLLEIGCGRGGGAAYIADRFQPKSVVGIDFSTQSIRLSKNRYKANNLSFEIGDASDLRFDNASFDFLLSIETSHMIQQKEKFFSEAFRITKPGGCFMYLDFIYAKPSSDHSIEKVELAIQQTDWHISRHIDLTESVLEALKTASPIREALIEKKCPRLLRNQFKEFCMTSQSNTYRAFVEGRTKYYFYVLKKPE; encoded by the coding sequence ATGTCCCTGATTCGTAAAATCCGCCGAAGCAAACCGGCCCAGAAATGCACCTACAATGTACTGAACTGGGTCATGCGAAAAAACGCGGACCTCCAAACGCTCAACTGTGGCCTGGTACCAAAGTCAGGGTTCCAAGTGGGGGAAGAGTATGGAGAAAACGCGATTTCCCGACTGGGCTTGGAACTGTATCATTACGTAGCTCAACAATACCCAACCTACTTTTCAGAAAAACGCTTACTCGAAATCGGGTGTGGACGTGGGGGCGGTGCCGCATACATAGCAGATCGATTCCAACCCAAGTCAGTTGTAGGAATAGATTTTTCGACTCAATCGATTCGATTAAGCAAAAACCGCTACAAGGCGAATAACTTGTCATTTGAAATAGGAGACGCCAGCGACCTTCGCTTCGACAATGCATCGTTTGATTTTTTGCTCTCCATCGAAACGTCACACATGATTCAGCAGAAAGAGAAATTCTTCTCCGAAGCGTTTCGTATTACAAAGCCAGGAGGCTGTTTCATGTATCTGGATTTTATCTATGCCAAACCTTCATCAGACCACTCTATTGAAAAAGTCGAATTAGCTATTCAGCAAACCGACTGGCACATCAGCAGACACATAGACCTCACCGAATCCGTTTTAGAAGCGCTTAAAACAGCCTCTCCCATTCGCGAGGCTTTGATTGAGAAAAAGTGTCCACGGCTTTTGCGAAACCAATTCAAAGAATTTTGCATGACCAGCCAAAGTAACACCTACCGTGCATTCGTCGAAGGCCGCACCAAGTATTATTTCTATGTCCTGAAAAAACCTGAATAA
- a CDS encoding pyrroloquinoline quinone-dependent dehydrogenase, with the protein MSLRKRQEVRDSDPGFVNYPDCPMFSNILLRSFFLIVTSFALVACRRTQAPQEVEWRSYNGDVGRTKYSQLDQINTGNVNQLELAWRFRVDDFTPGKSSSFQFNPLMVNGKLYLASQKQKIYAVKPDTAEVIWEFDPYKGSEGAGQTRGVLYWESGDDRRIYHGAGNFYYAINADTGELVESFGNGGKIDMSENLDHDGISRRFQTRVPGVVYKDLLILGGSVGEGPDQANPGHIRAFDVRTGERKWIFHTVPHPGEYGYETWSPDSYKFVGGTNAWGGLTLDEERGIVFLGTGSATYDHWGGNRIGDNLFANCILALNAETGERIWHYQTVHHDLWDYDLPTPPTLVTLVKDGKKIDALAQPSKMGHLFVLNRETGEPIFGVEERPVPASEIPGEYTSPTQPFPLKPAAYTDQDFTLDDVTDLSPESRSHVLDQLKEFKLGPIFTPPGFEKLVIAPQFNGGSEWPGAAFDPEGNILIINSSNEAEWISMREAKFDKEVALPELGQRIYQSICANCHGLDDAGKMAGVELPALRTVKDRLSREEVMKIIIEGRGQMPSWASFLDVEREAVVAFLFDDRKDEMIQTENISFTWTGNIPYISTGHHDFHDQDGYPINKRPWGQLHAIDMNTGDFKWSVPLGTYPELEAKGYSPTGTFNIGGPVVTQGGLIFIGATLDKRFRAFDKQSGKELWHYQMDGSGYGTPATYLFNGRQYVIMNGSGGGIHQTPSSDSYYCFALPE; encoded by the coding sequence ATGTCCTTGAGAAAGAGGCAGGAAGTTCGAGATAGTGATCCCGGTTTTGTGAATTATCCTGATTGCCCCATGTTTTCAAATATACTCCTTCGGTCTTTTTTTCTAATAGTAACCTCCTTCGCACTGGTTGCTTGCAGGCGGACACAGGCCCCTCAGGAAGTCGAATGGCGTTCCTACAATGGCGATGTGGGCCGGACTAAGTATTCCCAACTGGACCAGATCAACACCGGCAATGTTAACCAGTTGGAGCTGGCCTGGCGGTTCCGGGTTGATGACTTCACACCCGGCAAGAGTTCGTCCTTTCAATTCAATCCGCTCATGGTGAATGGCAAGCTTTACCTGGCTTCGCAAAAACAAAAAATCTATGCGGTAAAGCCGGACACTGCTGAAGTCATCTGGGAATTTGATCCTTATAAAGGTTCCGAGGGAGCTGGTCAGACGCGAGGTGTACTGTATTGGGAAAGCGGGGATGATCGAAGAATTTATCATGGAGCAGGGAATTTTTATTATGCTATCAATGCGGATACGGGTGAGCTGGTCGAAAGCTTTGGTAATGGTGGAAAAATTGATATGTCTGAAAACCTGGATCACGATGGCATCTCCCGCCGGTTTCAAACACGGGTTCCCGGCGTGGTTTATAAGGACTTGTTGATTCTCGGTGGCAGTGTGGGCGAAGGACCCGACCAAGCGAACCCCGGGCATATTCGTGCCTTCGATGTTCGGACTGGCGAGCGTAAATGGATTTTTCACACGGTGCCTCATCCCGGAGAGTATGGGTATGAGACCTGGTCGCCCGATTCCTATAAATTCGTAGGTGGAACTAATGCTTGGGGTGGACTTACTTTAGATGAAGAGCGCGGTATCGTATTTCTTGGTACCGGCTCGGCGACCTACGACCACTGGGGCGGTAATCGGATCGGGGATAATTTATTTGCCAACTGCATTTTGGCGCTCAACGCGGAGACGGGGGAACGCATCTGGCATTACCAGACCGTGCACCACGACCTGTGGGACTACGATCTGCCAACACCGCCTACCCTGGTTACCCTGGTCAAGGACGGTAAAAAAATCGATGCCCTGGCCCAACCGAGCAAGATGGGGCACCTGTTTGTGCTTAACCGGGAAACCGGTGAACCGATTTTTGGCGTTGAGGAACGGCCTGTACCCGCTTCCGAAATACCGGGTGAATACACCTCGCCGACTCAACCCTTTCCTTTGAAGCCCGCCGCTTACACCGACCAGGATTTTACTTTGGATGATGTGACCGACCTGTCACCTGAATCCCGGTCCCATGTGTTGGATCAACTAAAGGAATTTAAGCTGGGACCCATCTTTACGCCTCCCGGTTTTGAGAAGCTGGTCATTGCTCCGCAGTTCAATGGTGGATCCGAATGGCCCGGCGCGGCCTTCGATCCGGAGGGAAATATACTTATCATAAATTCAAGCAACGAGGCCGAGTGGATTTCCATGCGGGAAGCCAAGTTCGACAAGGAGGTCGCACTTCCGGAACTCGGACAACGAATTTATCAATCCATCTGCGCCAATTGCCATGGTCTGGACGATGCCGGGAAAATGGCCGGCGTCGAACTGCCGGCCTTGCGCACAGTCAAGGATCGCTTGAGTCGGGAGGAAGTGATGAAAATCATCATCGAGGGTCGTGGGCAAATGCCGTCCTGGGCCTCCTTTTTGGATGTCGAAAGAGAGGCTGTCGTGGCCTTTCTTTTTGACGACCGTAAAGACGAGATGATCCAGACGGAAAACATCTCGTTTACCTGGACGGGAAACATTCCCTATATTTCCACGGGTCACCACGATTTTCACGATCAGGACGGTTACCCCATCAATAAACGTCCCTGGGGCCAGTTGCATGCCATCGATATGAACACCGGTGACTTCAAATGGTCGGTCCCATTGGGAACGTATCCGGAACTGGAAGCCAAGGGTTACTCTCCGACCGGTACTTTCAATATCGGCGGTCCGGTTGTCACCCAAGGCGGATTGATTTTTATCGGTGCTACCCTGGACAAGCGTTTCCGGGCTTTTGATAAACAAAGCGGCAAGGAGTTGTGGCACTATCAAATGGATGGTTCCGGTTATGGCACACCCGCTACTTACCTGTTCAATGGAAGGCAGTATGTGATAATGAATGGTAGCGGGGGAGGCATTCACCAAACGCCGTCGAGCGACAGCTACTACTGTTTTGCTTTACCTGAGTGA
- a CDS encoding DUF3237 family protein, with the protein MKGEKIYEYDLDITGATDFGVTLEAILSGQSKIPPQGARVDVAFAGQATGRLTGKVSGVDYLRIRSDGRMDLDIRATIETQDGHKIALSADGVGVPRAAEPIADLCENVTLATAAENYVWVNARQVWAVGTVNLATGKIHLDAYMQ; encoded by the coding sequence ATGAAAGGCGAAAAAATATATGAATACGATCTTGATATCACAGGGGCGACGGACTTCGGCGTTACGCTAGAGGCTATCCTGTCAGGTCAGTCCAAAATCCCGCCGCAAGGTGCTCGCGTTGATGTAGCCTTTGCTGGACAAGCCACCGGTCGGCTTACTGGGAAGGTAAGCGGCGTGGACTACCTTCGGATACGCAGCGACGGTCGAATGGACCTGGATATTCGCGCTACGATCGAAACACAGGACGGTCACAAGATTGCACTATCTGCCGATGGAGTAGGTGTGCCGCGGGCTGCTGAACCCATTGCCGACCTCTGTGAGAACGTAACCCTCGCCACGGCTGCAGAAAACTATGTTTGGGTCAATGCGAGACAGGTCTGGGCAGTTGGGACCGTGAACTTGGCCACTGGCAAGATTCACCTAGACGCTTATATGCAGTAA